One window of Labrus mixtus unplaced genomic scaffold, fLabMix1.1 SCAFFOLD_139, whole genome shotgun sequence genomic DNA carries:
- the LOC132967179 gene encoding gamma-crystallin M3-like, translated as MQFRSSNSSNPPAANMSNTSMNMRGKIIFYEEKNFQGRSYECMSDCSDMTSYLNRCHSCRVESGCFMVYDRTNFMGNQYFMRRGEYADHMSMMGMRECIKSCRMIPMHRGQFRMKIYERENFGGQSHELMDDCDNIMERYRMSDCLSCNVMDGQWLMYEQPNFRGRMMYLRPGEYRSFREMGMSGTRFMSMKRIMDSC; from the exons ATGCAGTTCAggagcagcaacagcagcaaccCACCAGCAGCCAACATGAGCAACACCAGCATGAACATGAGgggaaag atCATCTTCTACGAGGAGAAGAACTTCCAGGGTCGCTCCTATGAGTGCATGAGCGACTGCTCCGACATGACCTCCTACCTGAACAGGTGTCACTCCTGCAGGGTGGAGAGCGGCTGCTTCATGGTCTACGACCGCACCAACTTCATGGGAAACCAGTACTTCATGAGGAGGGGCGAGTACGCCGACCACATGAGCATGATGGGCATGAGGGAATGCATCAAGTCCTGCCGTATGATCCCCATG CACAGAGGTCAGTTCAGGATGAAGATCTACGAGAGGGAGAACTTCGGGGGTCAGAGCCACGAGCTGATGGACGACTGTGACAACATCATGGAGCGTTACCGCATGTCCGACTGCCTGTCCTGCAACGTGATGGACGGCCAGTGGCTGATGTACGAGCAGCCCAACTTCAGAGGCAGGATGATGTACCTGAGGCCCGGAGAGTACAGGAGCTTCAGGGAGATGGGCATGAGCGGCACCAGGTTCATGAGCATGAAGCGCATCATGGACtcctgttaa